A segment of the Panicum hallii strain FIL2 chromosome 1, PHallii_v3.1, whole genome shotgun sequence genome:
GTCATGGATGTTTTAGAGGAGCTAGGCGAAGAATTGGAGAGACTTTGTCTAGCTGCTCAGGTCTCTTGAGCTCAGCTCCTTGCTGACCTGCTGCTGCTTGAGCCTGGCGAGCTCGACGTATTCTCTGCAGTAAAGGTACTGTGCCTCTGCCACGTGGTCCTGATTGCGATCAGGCCCACCTCAAGTCCCTCTGCAGTAAATGCACAGCATTCACCCTTCCGCACGTACGGCGCTGGGTTCTGGAACGCCTCGTCCGACACAGCAAGCCGCGCTCTGATCTCGCCACCTGGTGCTCGGCGGTCTTGATCTAACCATGCGAAATTTGGCTTGCATGATCGCTAAACTAACCCGCTTATATAGCCATGAAAAAACAGCTCACGGATCAAAACATTTGGATTAATTATCCTTTACCCCCCATAACTTACATGGATAAAGCACATTATCCCCCTTTTGAACTCCTTGACACTTTCATGTACTTCACATTCTACAACGAACGGTCAGAGGCTGTCAGCAGGCTCGTTCCACCAACTtcttttggccatcacagaaaACTTCCAGCACCTACAGCTTCACCGGCAGGCCGTAGTTGTGGAAGCACCGGATGACCCCGTCGcggccgccggtgaccaccacCGTGTTCCAGGCGGCGGGCACCTTGGGGCGGCGCTCGTCCACGCCGCCGCAGTTCACGTACTTGAGGGACGGCAGCAGCTTCTCCTCCGGCCACGTCGCGGCGCCCCCCATGCCGTCCGCGAAGAACCACGCCCCGAACGAGCAGCAATCCCGGTCGCGGCACAGGGTGGGGCCCTTCTCCGACGACTGGAGACCGCCGGCACAGCCTTCCTGGTGCAGCAGCCCCGGCCATGTCGCCACGGACGTGACGCCCTCGGAGAAGAAGTGCTCGCAGGACCGAACTGTCCTCGCTCCTTTGGCGCTTTTGCCCCTTAGCTTGTCGAAATTCCAAATGTAGACGTTGGAATCCGCGCCGGCCGACACGAGGTACCGGCCGTCGGATGTCAGGGACGGCGGTGCCAGGGCCTTGGAGCCTCGCCGTCCTGGAACGCCAACACGGGGAACAAACAGTGTTCAAGAGTGTAAGCTGTGCTGCCTGAATATGGGTTGTGGAGTGAGAAACTGGCGGGAAACCTAACCTTCAAACTTCCTGCTGATGTCAGCGCCTTCGGAGACTCTGATTTTCGGACCCGCTGATGCGATCACGATCCCAGCAGGGTCGCCTCTTGAAAACTGCAAAGCGGAATTGATTGAGCAATGTTAAGGAACACAAATGCTTCTTTCTGAGGAGGAGATAAACACGCGATTGAATCAGAGCAGCTAACCTGCAGACTGGTGATCTGGCTACTAGCAGATTTCTTCTTTGTCACCTTCAGTTCTTTCTCCACTTCCATGTTTTCACCTGAATCAAAAGTGCCTGGTTAGGAGCAGCAAATTGTGTGATCTTATTGAAATCCAAAGCGCTTTGTAATACCACGGTAACCATTTCGATGAGCAAAGTTGTATGAACATCAGCAGTGGATGTTACAGTACCTGATTGATCATAAAAGCGGCATCTCCCTGCAACGGTGCCAACAATAAGACCCTGACAAGGGTAGAAATGCCTTGAGTTAGAACCCAACTAGGGAAAATGTGAAAGATTTCGAAACATCTCGATCAGATACTAACCTTTGCATCTGGCTGGTAACTCACAGCACTTATGATGTCCCTTGTATCAGCCCAGTCAACTACTCGCTTCTCAGAAACATCCCAAACACGGACTTTGCCGTCAATTGAGCCACTGACGAAGTATCTTTCGTCAACCGGATTGAATTGAACGCATGTTACTGTTGACAAATTCATCATAAAAAGGAAAAATATCAGTTCCAATCATGAACATTTTAGACAGGAAAATATGGGGAAGAAGAAAGTTTTCATTTTCATCAGAATAAATCTAGTACAGAAGATGCAAAGTGAGAAGCTTTTTCACTATCTAAAATAGAATGCACTATAGGATTTCAAAGCATGTATGGTTTCTTTTCTTATGTTAGCCCATACCATAATCTCTGTGTTTGAATACTGCTAGACAGCCATCACAGCCAACTTTCCACATGCGTACTGTCTTGTCTTTAGATGAGGTCAAGAGAAACTGCAGGAAACATTAAATAGAAAATTAGATACAAAGACAAGAGTTTAGTTATATGATTTAATTGATATGAAAGTTGTTAACTAAATTTCACATgcatatatatttttttctcCTTGACTCTCACATGATGCATTATCAATCAATACAGGACAAATGAAAAACTTACATCTGATTTCGACCATGTCATATCCAAGATATCACTTGTGTGACCATGAAATTCATGCAGTGGTGTCTCTGCAATGTTGAAAACTTTCTTCGGTATTATGGCAAGGGTACGTCTCCAGCCTTTTCCCACCTTCATTTTCAGGCCCTTGTTTCTGTCCATGTATTCGACGGGAGCCTCTCTGCCATACAAATCTGGAGAGGATTCAACTTCTTGAATCATCCAAATGCGCACAATGCAGTCTTCGCCAACACTCGCTAAATACCACCCGGACGGGCTGAACTTCATGACCCTGATTGAACCCCCGTGGGCTTGGATTTCTTGGCACATATAGACAGCAGAGAAGTCCATCCACTTCTTGTTCTGCTGATCAACTTTTGTTCTAGAAAATGTGCTTGTCTTCAGGCTATTCATAGGTGCGTCATACATACAAATTCTATCTTCTGCCTTCTTTCTTGTAAATCTTCCACAAAAGCTCTTGGGATCCTTTTGCTTATCAGTTGCGGTGATATTCGCCCCTCTTACATGGCTTCGACCACCGCCCTTCCGCAAGAACTCATTAACAAGCTGAGAGAAACTGAGAAAACCTTCAGACTGGTTTATGTTCATGATTTTATCTGTTCCAACCTCCTCAAGTATGCCGGTCAGTCCATCGTGCTCGTTTTCATGAACTACAACTCTGTTCCCAGTACCCAGATCCCTTGTGCAATAAGCACTATCCGGTGCTGGTGCACAATGAGAAAAAGACGACTGATATGAAGAACAGATGCTACTAATTCTCTCCTCCAGGTCACGAAATGCACGATCAGGCAAGGTATCGCCCTGCCACTGCGAAAAGGAGATTCCAGTAGGAATAGGTTGAACTAAGCCCATCCCAATCAGGAATCTGTGCCTCCTTTCATTGACGCTCATCGGTTCACTC
Coding sequences within it:
- the LOC112879999 gene encoding uncharacterized protein LOC112879999, producing MSSLDFDGRDDIFFDVSDDIRSSTYSTARCSISDQLSASWRPEYELWTSEPMSVNERRHRFLIGMGLVQPIPTGISFSQWQGDTLPDRAFRDLEERISSICSSYQSSFSHCAPAPDSAYCTRDLGTGNRVVVHENEHDGLTGILEEVGTDKIMNINQSEGFLSFSQLVNEFLRKGGGRSHVRGANITATDKQKDPKSFCGRFTRKKAEDRICMYDAPMNSLKTSTFSRTKVDQQNKKWMDFSAVYMCQEIQAHGGSIRVMKFSPSGWYLASVGEDCIVRIWMIQEVESSPDLYGREAPVEYMDRNKGLKMKVGKGWRRTLAIIPKKVFNIAETPLHEFHGHTSDILDMTWSKSDFLLTSSKDKTVRMWKVGCDGCLAVFKHRDYVTCVQFNPVDERYFVSGSIDGKVRVWDVSEKRVVDWADTRDIISAVSYQPDAKGLIVGTVAGRCRFYDQSGENMEVEKELKVTKKKSASSQITSLQFSRGDPAGIVIASAGPKIRVSEGADISRKFEGRRGSKALAPPSLTSDGRYLVSAGADSNVYIWNFDKLRGKSAKGARTVRSCEHFFSEGVTSVATWPGLLHQEGCAGGLQSSEKGPTLCRDRDCCSFGAWFFADGMGGAATWPEEKLLPSLKYVNCGGVDERRPKVPAAWNTVVVTGGRDGVIRCFHNYGLPVKL